CAAGTACGGAGGAAACGGAGGCTATCATCCACGCCGACGACCTCGACGCCGACGCCGTCGAGCGCGCGATCGTCGCCCAGTACGTTCTCGGGCGACGCGTCATCCGCATCGACACCGAGGACGGGGCTCTCGAGTCTGACCACATCAACGCGGTCTACCAGGCCGAGACGCAGCTGATGGGGCTCGGCGTCATCGAAGAGACCCCCGAGAGCATCTCGATTCGCTGTTCGGTCGATCCGGAGGATTTCACGCTCGACAACCTCCTCGAGCGCCTCGAGCGAACCGGCCAGACGATGCGCGGCGAGGGGATCAAGGCGCTGGCTCACGGCAACCCCGACCTGGCCCAGCGAGCCCTGAACCGGGAACGACAGGCGAACAAGATCTTCGTCCTCCTGCTTCGGTTGATCTTTACGGCCTACCAGAATCCGAACCTCGCGCGGGCGATCGGCCTCAACAGCGGCTTCCCGCTGATCGGCTACCGCTCGATCGCGAAGAACCTCGAGTTGACGGCGGACAACGCCGAGGACATCGCCGATATCGTCATCGAGACGGAGGGCCACACCCTCGATGTCGACAGTTCGGTCATGCGCGACATCCGCGAGCTGAACGAGCTGGTCGACGAGATCACCTCCATCGCGGTCGAGGCGGCCGTCGAGCGCGATTACGACAAGTCCAACAGGGTTCGGGCGCTCTTCCACGAGATCTCCGACCGCGAGAAGGAGATCCTCGCCGACCTGCCCGAGATGGAGAACGACGACCTGCTGCGCGTCCGAGAAGTACTTGTCAGCCTCCAGCAGACCGCACAGTACGCGATGCGAAACGCCGAAATCGCGGCAAACCTCGCGCTGAACGAGGAGTCCGAGCACACAACGATCAACTGATCCCGGCCGAGCCGCGCAGGGACGACCGCGCGACGCGACCTACCACGCGACTCGCCACGCGGTCGCGTCCTCCCTTTTTCCCGGCCGTTCGTTCGGTGACCGCGACTCGAGGCTCGAGCGCCGGCGTCGGTCGATACCCATCGGTGGCCGGACCGTCCGTTACGCGTCCCGGACGTCGATGGAACCGACCATAGTCTGTTTGTGCGGCTCACAGACGTAGCGGTCCATCGTCGCAGTTGCTTCCACGGAGACCGAAACGACGTCGCCCTCGTTCTCCGTGAAATCGGTTTCCGCGAGGCCATCGTCCGCCTCGTCGCGGATCTGTAGATTGTGCGTGAGACCGTCGCCGTTTCGCCACTCGATCGCGTACTCCCGGCCCTCGAAGAGGAGGAGCGTCGGATTCTCGACCTCCTCGATCGGCGCGGGTTCGACGCCGACCCAGTTGGCGGCGGCGCCTTCCAGAACGATCTCGTCGACGTCCTCCCAGGCGGCCGGCTCGAGCGCTTGTTCCCGCTCGTCCCCATCGTCACCACTGCCCTCGTCGCGACCGTCGGTAGTCTCGCCGTCCCCACAGAGTTCAGGTCCTCCCCGTGGGGAAAGGAGGCCGTACCAGTCGCCGTCGATTTCGACGCCGTTCACGAACGCCGACTCGGTGACCGTCTCGCCGCCGTCACCGTACGCGACCGAGAATCGAAGCTCCACGGCGGTCGCCACCGTTCCCGTGATATCCGCCTCGAATCCGGCGCGGGCGTCGTCCGGGTAGGGTTCGACGCACTCACAGGTGACGTCGTCGACGTCGGCGTCGATCCACTCGAGGTCTGTCGGCCAGCCGTTCTCGAGTTCCTCGGCGATGTCGGCCTCGTCGAGGGCTTCGTCTTCGAACTGTTCGACGGGATAGTACGACGCAGCGGTCTCGAAGTCGCCATCGCCGAGCGCGGCGATCATGGATCGACCCACGTCACGCGCCGGTTCGTCCGACGTGGAACTGTCCCCCGGTTCGTCTTCGTCGGACGGATCGGTGGTCTCGTCACCGTCTGTCTCGAGCGTACCGATACAGCCGGCGACGGGAGCGACGATACTGGAGGCGACGACGGCTTTGAGCAACTGCCGTCGAGCGGGGCCGTTCGGCATACTACTGCTTCATTGATACGTATATAATACGGTTGTGAACGTTTTCAAATAATGGCACAGTTCGGGAGTTGGAAACCGGCGGCCACCTTTCGCTTCGAAACGGTAATCGGACGGGGCGACGCACGTACGTTCAATGCGGGGTCTGCCTCGTCGGATCGTCGCACAGTTCGCCGTCGACCGGCGAGTGCTCGCGCTGGCGTTCGCCCGGATGGCCGACGGGATCGGGAACTCGTTTCTGATCATCGTCATCCCGCTGTACGTCGCGAGCGGTATCGTCCGTGGGGCGACGTTCGGGCTC
The genomic region above belongs to Natronorubrum halophilum and contains:
- a CDS encoding phosphate signaling complex PhoU family protein, which produces METRKVQRLGPSTLAMTLPAEWASEHDVEKGDEVSLRTSGKGTLTVMPESASTEETEAIIHADDLDADAVERAIVAQYVLGRRVIRIDTEDGALESDHINAVYQAETQLMGLGVIEETPESISIRCSVDPEDFTLDNLLERLERTGQTMRGEGIKALAHGNPDLAQRALNRERQANKIFVLLLRLIFTAYQNPNLARAIGLNSGFPLIGYRSIAKNLELTADNAEDIADIVIETEGHTLDVDSSVMRDIRELNELVDEITSIAVEAAVERDYDKSNRVRALFHEISDREKEILADLPEMENDDLLRVREVLVSLQQTAQYAMRNAEIAANLALNEESEHTTIN
- a CDS encoding cupredoxin domain-containing protein; protein product: MPNGPARRQLLKAVVASSIVAPVAGCIGTLETDGDETTDPSDEDEPGDSSTSDEPARDVGRSMIAALGDGDFETAASYYPVEQFEDEALDEADIAEELENGWPTDLEWIDADVDDVTCECVEPYPDDARAGFEADITGTVATAVELRFSVAYGDGGETVTESAFVNGVEIDGDWYGLLSPRGGPELCGDGETTDGRDEGSGDDGDEREQALEPAAWEDVDEIVLEGAAANWVGVEPAPIEEVENPTLLLFEGREYAIEWRNGDGLTHNLQIRDEADDGLAETDFTENEGDVVSVSVEATATMDRYVCEPHKQTMVGSIDVRDA